The following coding sequences lie in one Actinomycetota bacterium genomic window:
- a CDS encoding NAD(P)-dependent alcohol dehydrogenase, translating to MMDVRAYASPAANAPLAPFTITRRELGPDDITIDIKFAGICHSDIHQGREEWGQGIFPMVPGHEIAGVVSAVGSNVTKFKLGDHAGVGCFVDSCRECANCKSGNDHYCLGHSTATYNGMEKDLVTPTYGGYSTHIVIDENYALHIPENLNLAEAAPLLCAGITTYSPLNRWKVGPGTRVGVVGLGGLGHMGVKLAHAMGAEVTLISHSPTKEEDALRLGADHFLLSTDREAWKNSTYSLDFLLNTVSVNLNVDRYLGLLGLYGTMCMVGVPTDPLSIQSASLLSSQKSLAGSGIGSIRETQEMLDFCGEHKLGSDVEVIAVQQVNEAWDRVVASDVRYRFVIDIESLNS from the coding sequence ATCATGGACGTCCGCGCCTACGCCTCACCCGCCGCGAATGCACCGCTCGCCCCTTTCACCATCACTCGGCGCGAACTCGGTCCTGATGACATCACCATCGACATCAAATTCGCCGGCATCTGTCACTCGGACATCCACCAGGGTCGCGAAGAGTGGGGCCAGGGCATCTTCCCGATGGTCCCAGGCCATGAGATTGCCGGCGTTGTCTCAGCCGTCGGTTCAAACGTCACCAAGTTCAAGCTTGGCGATCACGCGGGCGTCGGCTGTTTCGTTGACTCCTGCCGCGAATGCGCGAATTGCAAGTCGGGCAATGACCACTACTGCTTGGGTCACAGCACCGCGACCTACAACGGCATGGAAAAGGATCTCGTCACACCTACATATGGCGGCTACTCCACGCACATCGTCATCGACGAGAACTACGCGCTGCACATTCCCGAGAACTTGAACCTGGCCGAGGCCGCACCGCTGCTGTGTGCGGGCATTACTACTTACTCACCGTTGAACCGCTGGAAAGTCGGACCCGGTACTCGCGTTGGCGTTGTTGGCCTTGGCGGTCTTGGGCACATGGGAGTCAAGCTGGCTCACGCCATGGGTGCAGAAGTCACGCTCATCAGTCACTCGCCGACCAAGGAAGAAGATGCACTGCGCCTTGGCGCCGATCACTTCCTTCTGTCCACAGACAGGGAAGCGTGGAAGAACTCGACCTACTCGCTGGACTTCCTGCTCAACACTGTTTCGGTCAATCTCAATGTCGATCGCTACCTTGGTTTGCTGGGTCTCTACGGAACCATGTGCATGGTTGGCGTTCCCACCGACCCGTTGAGTATTCAGTCCGCTTCATTGCTCAGCAGCCAGAAGAGCCTCGCCGGCTCAGGCATCGGCAGCATCCGTGAAACTCAAGAGATGCTTGATTTCTGTGGCGAGCACAAACTCGGTTCAGACGTTGAAGTCATTGCCGTGCAGCAGGTCAACGAGGCGTGGGATCGCGTTGTAGCAAGTGATGTGCGCTACCGCTTCGTCATCGATATTGAGTCGCTGAACTCCTAA